From one Rhodamnia argentea isolate NSW1041297 chromosome 1, ASM2092103v1, whole genome shotgun sequence genomic stretch:
- the LOC125314150 gene encoding tRNA(His) guanylyltransferase 2-like isoform X2 produces the protein MAKSKYEYVKSFEVEDEVMQPNLIIVRIEGCNFERFSDIHDLEKPNDEKALALMNSCAAAVLEEYPDIVFSYGFNDEYSFVFKRKTKFYQRRASKMMSLIVSFFSSVYTTKWKEFFPLKEMKCPLSFLARVVCCASLEVLQAYLAWRQSECHIRNLYNTCLWMLLKSGKSAKEALEVLEGTQKQEKNELLFQQFGINYRMLPEIFRQGSCIFMTQAEDVVKHDEHGIPIKRMRRKPRMIHNEHIAGRNFWNGQQYLLMELGPFDNEIKKIKAEYVRSFLFENKLMPSTWIVIRIDGCHFHRFSEVHEFEKPNDRQALNLMNSCAVAVLEEFKDIVFSYGVSDEYSFVLSKDSKFYQRQASQIVSVIVSFFSSAYVMKWKDFFPFKELKYPPSFDGRAVCYPSTEILQDYLAWRQVDCHINNQYNTCFWMLVKSGKSKSEAQSYLKGTQTREKNELLIRQFNIDYNTLPIMFLRGSSIFRIKGEDSVMPENGTFEEVKQEIILSHSNIIEDSFWKEHPSILC, from the exons ATGGCGAAAAGCAAATACGAGTACGTGAAGTCGTTTGAAGTGGAGGATGAGGTGATGCAGCCGAATTTGATCATTGTGCGAATTGAGGGATGCAATTTCGAGAG GTTTTCTGACATCCATGATCTTGAAAAACCTAACGATGAGAAAGCACTGGCTCTGATGAACTCATGTGCTGCTGCTGTGTTGGAGGAATATCCTGATATAGTTTTTTCTTATGGATTTAATGATGAATACAG TTTTGTTTTCAAGAGGAAGACAAAGTTCTATCAAAGGCGAGCCAG CAAAATGATGTCGCTGATTgtgtctttcttctcttctgttTATACCACAAAATGGAAAGAGTTCTTTCCCCTTAAGGAAATGAAGTGTCCGCTTTCCTTTCTTGCACGTGTTGTTTGTTGTGCCTCATTAGAGGTTCTTCAAGCATATCTTGCATGGAGACAAAGTGAAT GCCATATACGTAACCTTTACAATACTTGTCTCTGGATGCTACTTAAGAGTGGAAAATCAGCCAAGGAAGCACTGGAAGTTTTGGAG GGTACCCAAAAGCAAGAGAAAAATGAGCTTCTTTTTCAGCAGTTCGGGATCAACTACAGAATGCTTCCTGAAATATTTCGTCAAGGGTCATGTATCTTTATGACGCAG GCAGAAGATGTAGTGAAGCACGATGAGCATGGAATTCCCATCAAAAGAATGCGGCGAAAGCCTAGGATGATCCACAATGAACATATAGCTGGGCGAAACTTTTGGAATGGACAGCAATATCTCTTGATGGAACTAGGTCCCTTTGACAATGAGATAAAGAAGATAAAAGCAGAATATGTCAGATCCTTTCTGTTTGAAAACAAGTTGATGCCATCTACTTGGATTGTGATCAGAATTGATGGTTGCCACTTCCACAG ATTTTCAGAAGTTCATGAGTTTGAGAAGCCAAATGATCGGCAAGCTTTGAACCTTATGAATTCATGTGCAGTGGCAGTTCTGGAAGAGTTTAAAGATATTGTCTTCTCTTATGGTGTCAGTGATGAGTATAG CTTTGTTTTGAGTAAGGATTCTAAATTTTACCAGCGACAGGCCAG CCAAATAGTTTCTGTCattgtgtcatttttctcttCAGCGTATGTGATGAAATGGAAAGACTTTTTCCCATTTAAGGAGCTGAAGTATCCTCCCTCTTTTGATGGACGTGCTGTATGCTATCCTTCCACTGAAATACTTCAAGATTATCTGGCGTGGAGACAAGTTGATT GTCACATCAACAATCAGTACAACACCTGTTTTTGGATGCTTGTCAAGTCAGGAAAAAGTAAAAGTGAAGCTCAGAGTTATCTAAAG GGCACACAGACAAGAGAGAAGAATGAACTTCTAATCAGACAGTTCAACATTGACTACAACACACTACCCATAATGTTCCTCCGGGGTTCCTCCATATTTCGTATAAAG GGAGAGGACTCTGTGATGCCCGAGAATGGCACATTTGAAGAAGTCAAACAGGAAATAATTTTGAGTCACTCCAATATCATTGAAGATAGCTTCTGGAAAGAGCATCCAAGCATATTGTGTTAA
- the LOC115727825 gene encoding S-adenosylmethionine carrier 1, chloroplastic/mitochondrial, whose translation MMGPLALAFDTKRASQAPLDMLMMKPQNLQLDATKFFASVSTGEEKPFDFFRTFFDGVIAGGTAGVVVETALYPIDTIKTRLQAARGGGKINFQGLYSGLAGNLAGVLPASALFVGVYEPAKQKLLRMFPENLSALAHLTAGALGGVAASLIRVPTEVVKQRMQTRQFYSAPDAVRLIVSREGFKGLYAGYRSFLLRDLPFDAIQFCIYEQLRLGYKAAARRELNDPENAVIGAFAGALTGAITTPLDVIKTRLMTQGPANQYRGIFNCVQTIVREEGPSALLKGIEPRVLWIGIGGSIFFGVLESTKRFLSQRHPPPHPHPKKDPTS comes from the exons ATGATGGGTCCTTTAGCACTGGCATTCGACACGAAGAGAGCTTCGCAAGCTCCTTTAG ACATGCTCATGATGAAACCTCAGAACTTGCAGCTGGATGCAACAAAGTTCTTTGCTTCAGTTAGCACAGGAGAAGAAAAGCCCTTCGACTTTTTTCgtactttttttg ATGGAGTTATTGCAGGAGGCACTGCTGGTGTTGTCGTTGAAACGGCCTTATACCCCATTGACACGATAAAGACAAGGCTGCAGGCAG CTCGCGGTGgaggaaaaattaattttcaaggcTTATATTCTGGGTTGGCTGGAAATCTTGCTGGCGTATTACC GGCTTCTGCTTTATTTGTTGGTGTTTATGagcctgcaaaacaaaaacTGCTAAGGATGTTTCCTGAGAATCTCAGCGCTCTTGCTCATTTG ACTGCCGGTGCCTTAGGAGGAGTGGCTGCTTCTCTTATTCGTGTTCCGACGGAG GTTGTTAAGCAAAGAATGCAGACAAGGCAGTTTTATTCTGCCCCTGATGCTGTCCGCCTTATTGTCTCTAGAGAAGGTTTTAAAGGTCTTTATGCG GGATACAGATCCTTTCTGTTGCGGGATTTGCCATTTGATGCAATCCAATTCTGCATCTATGAGCAGCTTCGGCTTGGTTATAAAGCGGCA GCACGTAGAGAACTGAACGATCCAGAGAATGCTGTGATTGGAGCTTTTGCAG GAGCACTGACTGGAGCAATAACCACTCCACTCGATGTAATCAAGACACGGCTAATGACTCAG GGACCAGCAAACCAGTACCGAGGGATATTTAATTGTGTTCAAACTATTGTGAGGGAGGAGGGTCCTTCAGCTCTTCTCaag GGAATCGAGCCTAGGGTCCTATGGATCGGCATTGGTGGGTCAATTTTCTTTGGTGTCCTAGAGAGCACTAAGCGGTTCCTTTCTCAAAGACATCCTCCGCCACATCCACATCCCAAGAAAGATCCAACTAGCTGA
- the LOC125314150 gene encoding tRNA(His) guanylyltransferase 2-like isoform X1, with the protein MAKSKYEYVKSFEVEDEVMQPNLIIVRIEGCNFERFSDIHDLEKPNDEKALALMNSCAAAVLEEYPDIVFSYGFNDEYSFVFKRKTKFYQRRARYFLRLHVNFNKMMSLIVSFFSSVYTTKWKEFFPLKEMKCPLSFLARVVCCASLEVLQAYLAWRQSECHIRNLYNTCLWMLLKSGKSAKEALEVLEGTQKQEKNELLFQQFGINYRMLPEIFRQGSCIFMTQAEDVVKHDEHGIPIKRMRRKPRMIHNEHIAGRNFWNGQQYLLMELGPFDNEIKKIKAEYVRSFLFENKLMPSTWIVIRIDGCHFHRFSEVHEFEKPNDRQALNLMNSCAVAVLEEFKDIVFSYGVSDEYSFVLSKDSKFYQRQASQIVSVIVSFFSSAYVMKWKDFFPFKELKYPPSFDGRAVCYPSTEILQDYLAWRQVDCHINNQYNTCFWMLVKSGKSKSEAQSYLKGTQTREKNELLIRQFNIDYNTLPIMFLRGSSIFRIKGEDSVMPENGTFEEVKQEIILSHSNIIEDSFWKEHPSILC; encoded by the exons ATGGCGAAAAGCAAATACGAGTACGTGAAGTCGTTTGAAGTGGAGGATGAGGTGATGCAGCCGAATTTGATCATTGTGCGAATTGAGGGATGCAATTTCGAGAG GTTTTCTGACATCCATGATCTTGAAAAACCTAACGATGAGAAAGCACTGGCTCTGATGAACTCATGTGCTGCTGCTGTGTTGGAGGAATATCCTGATATAGTTTTTTCTTATGGATTTAATGATGAATACAG TTTTGTTTTCAAGAGGAAGACAAAGTTCTATCAAAGGCGAGCCAGGTACTTTCTGAGACTCCATGTCAATTTCAA CAAAATGATGTCGCTGATTgtgtctttcttctcttctgttTATACCACAAAATGGAAAGAGTTCTTTCCCCTTAAGGAAATGAAGTGTCCGCTTTCCTTTCTTGCACGTGTTGTTTGTTGTGCCTCATTAGAGGTTCTTCAAGCATATCTTGCATGGAGACAAAGTGAAT GCCATATACGTAACCTTTACAATACTTGTCTCTGGATGCTACTTAAGAGTGGAAAATCAGCCAAGGAAGCACTGGAAGTTTTGGAG GGTACCCAAAAGCAAGAGAAAAATGAGCTTCTTTTTCAGCAGTTCGGGATCAACTACAGAATGCTTCCTGAAATATTTCGTCAAGGGTCATGTATCTTTATGACGCAG GCAGAAGATGTAGTGAAGCACGATGAGCATGGAATTCCCATCAAAAGAATGCGGCGAAAGCCTAGGATGATCCACAATGAACATATAGCTGGGCGAAACTTTTGGAATGGACAGCAATATCTCTTGATGGAACTAGGTCCCTTTGACAATGAGATAAAGAAGATAAAAGCAGAATATGTCAGATCCTTTCTGTTTGAAAACAAGTTGATGCCATCTACTTGGATTGTGATCAGAATTGATGGTTGCCACTTCCACAG ATTTTCAGAAGTTCATGAGTTTGAGAAGCCAAATGATCGGCAAGCTTTGAACCTTATGAATTCATGTGCAGTGGCAGTTCTGGAAGAGTTTAAAGATATTGTCTTCTCTTATGGTGTCAGTGATGAGTATAG CTTTGTTTTGAGTAAGGATTCTAAATTTTACCAGCGACAGGCCAG CCAAATAGTTTCTGTCattgtgtcatttttctcttCAGCGTATGTGATGAAATGGAAAGACTTTTTCCCATTTAAGGAGCTGAAGTATCCTCCCTCTTTTGATGGACGTGCTGTATGCTATCCTTCCACTGAAATACTTCAAGATTATCTGGCGTGGAGACAAGTTGATT GTCACATCAACAATCAGTACAACACCTGTTTTTGGATGCTTGTCAAGTCAGGAAAAAGTAAAAGTGAAGCTCAGAGTTATCTAAAG GGCACACAGACAAGAGAGAAGAATGAACTTCTAATCAGACAGTTCAACATTGACTACAACACACTACCCATAATGTTCCTCCGGGGTTCCTCCATATTTCGTATAAAG GGAGAGGACTCTGTGATGCCCGAGAATGGCACATTTGAAGAAGTCAAACAGGAAATAATTTTGAGTCACTCCAATATCATTGAAGATAGCTTCTGGAAAGAGCATCCAAGCATATTGTGTTAA
- the LOC125312497 gene encoding zinc finger A20 and AN1 domain-containing stress-associated protein 4-like, with amino-acid sequence MDEQSQKRKLRDVDCEQSSSSEPVLCANDCGFFGNPSTNNLCSRCYYEYLLKQPKHGMDSTAVSEGAGSGDVVDGSNCVEEAPAEAVANRAEAAAALDNQQTRPADHSGEPSSSNPVLCANNCGFFGNPTTNNLCSKCYCEYLLKQSKEASGSASAAEGAKDDGAVDGSSYAEEAPVEAVANLVEEVAASENQETRPVNRCGFCRKRVGLTGFKCKCGETFCSVHRYSDKHECVFNYKTAGRDAIAKANPVVKADKIEKI; translated from the coding sequence ATGGATGAACAATCGCAAAAGAGGAAGCTTCGGGACGTTGATTGCGAGCAGTCTTCTTCGAGCGAGCCGGTTCTTTGCGCAAATGATTGTGGTTTCTTCGGAAACCCTAGTACCAATAACCTGTGCTCTAGATGTTACTATGAGTATCTGCTGAAGCAACCCAAGCATGGTATGGATTCGACAGCCGTGTCGGAAGGAGCTGGCAGTGGCGATGTTGTGGATGGTTCTAATTGTGTCGAGGAGGCACCAGCCGAAGCTGTAGCTAATCGGGCAGAGGCAGCAGCTGCTTTGGACAATCAGCAGACAAGGCCTGCGGATCATTCTGGTGAGCCTTCTTCGAGCAATCCGGTTCTTTGCGCGAATAATTGCGGGTTCTTCGGGAATCCTACCACCAATAACCTTTGCTCCAAATGTTACTGTGAGTATCTGTTGAAGCAATCAAAGGAGGCTAGTGGTTCCGCTTCTGCAGCAGAAGGCGCCAAGGATGATGGGGCTGTGGATGGTTCTAGTTATGCCGAGGAGGCACCGGTGGAGGCCGTGGCTAATCTTGTGGAAGAGGTGGCGGCATCAGAGAATCAGGAGACGAGGCCTGTGAATCGCTGCGGTTTCTGTAGGAAGCGGGTTGGCCTGACGGGTTTCAAGTGCAAGTGTGGGGAGACGTTTTGCTCTGTCCATCGATATTCCGATAAACACGAATGTGTGTTTAATTACAAGACTGCAGGCAGAGATGCTATTGCCAAGGCGAACCCCGTTGTGAAGGCAGATAAGATTGAGAAGATATGA
- the LOC125314150 gene encoding tRNA(His) guanylyltransferase 2-like isoform X3, translated as MAKSKYEYVKSFEVEDEVMQPNLIIVRIEGCNFERFSDIHDLEKPNDEKALALMNSCAAAVLEEYPDIVFSYGFNDEYSFVFKRKTKFYQRRARYFLRLHVNFNKMMSLIVSFFSSVYTTKWKEFFPLKEMKCPLSFLARVVCCASLEVLQAYLAWRQSECHIRNLYNTCLWMLLKSGKSAKEALEVLEGTQKQEKNELLFQQFGINYRMLPEIFRQGSCIFMTQAEDVVKHDEHGIPIKRMRRKPRMIHNEHIAGRNFWNGQQYLLMELGPFDNEIKKIKAEYVRSFLFENKLMPSTWIVIRIDGCHFHSALFGFELTLWVTYSSFVLSKDSKFYQRQASQIVSVIVSFFSSAYVMKWKDFFPFKELKYPPSFDGRAVCYPSTEILQDYLAWRQVDCHINNQYNTCFWMLVKSGKSKSEAQSYLKGTQTREKNELLIRQFNIDYNTLPIMFLRGSSIFRIKGEDSVMPENGTFEEVKQEIILSHSNIIEDSFWKEHPSILC; from the exons ATGGCGAAAAGCAAATACGAGTACGTGAAGTCGTTTGAAGTGGAGGATGAGGTGATGCAGCCGAATTTGATCATTGTGCGAATTGAGGGATGCAATTTCGAGAG GTTTTCTGACATCCATGATCTTGAAAAACCTAACGATGAGAAAGCACTGGCTCTGATGAACTCATGTGCTGCTGCTGTGTTGGAGGAATATCCTGATATAGTTTTTTCTTATGGATTTAATGATGAATACAG TTTTGTTTTCAAGAGGAAGACAAAGTTCTATCAAAGGCGAGCCAGGTACTTTCTGAGACTCCATGTCAATTTCAA CAAAATGATGTCGCTGATTgtgtctttcttctcttctgttTATACCACAAAATGGAAAGAGTTCTTTCCCCTTAAGGAAATGAAGTGTCCGCTTTCCTTTCTTGCACGTGTTGTTTGTTGTGCCTCATTAGAGGTTCTTCAAGCATATCTTGCATGGAGACAAAGTGAAT GCCATATACGTAACCTTTACAATACTTGTCTCTGGATGCTACTTAAGAGTGGAAAATCAGCCAAGGAAGCACTGGAAGTTTTGGAG GGTACCCAAAAGCAAGAGAAAAATGAGCTTCTTTTTCAGCAGTTCGGGATCAACTACAGAATGCTTCCTGAAATATTTCGTCAAGGGTCATGTATCTTTATGACGCAG GCAGAAGATGTAGTGAAGCACGATGAGCATGGAATTCCCATCAAAAGAATGCGGCGAAAGCCTAGGATGATCCACAATGAACATATAGCTGGGCGAAACTTTTGGAATGGACAGCAATATCTCTTGATGGAACTAGGTCCCTTTGACAATGAGATAAAGAAGATAAAAGCAGAATATGTCAGATCCTTTCTGTTTGAAAACAAGTTGATGCCATCTACTTGGATTGTGATCAGAATTGATGGTTGCCACTTCCACAG tGCGTTGTTTGGTTTTGAACTGACACTTTGGGTTACATACTCCAGCTTTGTTTTGAGTAAGGATTCTAAATTTTACCAGCGACAGGCCAG CCAAATAGTTTCTGTCattgtgtcatttttctcttCAGCGTATGTGATGAAATGGAAAGACTTTTTCCCATTTAAGGAGCTGAAGTATCCTCCCTCTTTTGATGGACGTGCTGTATGCTATCCTTCCACTGAAATACTTCAAGATTATCTGGCGTGGAGACAAGTTGATT GTCACATCAACAATCAGTACAACACCTGTTTTTGGATGCTTGTCAAGTCAGGAAAAAGTAAAAGTGAAGCTCAGAGTTATCTAAAG GGCACACAGACAAGAGAGAAGAATGAACTTCTAATCAGACAGTTCAACATTGACTACAACACACTACCCATAATGTTCCTCCGGGGTTCCTCCATATTTCGTATAAAG GGAGAGGACTCTGTGATGCCCGAGAATGGCACATTTGAAGAAGTCAAACAGGAAATAATTTTGAGTCACTCCAATATCATTGAAGATAGCTTCTGGAAAGAGCATCCAAGCATATTGTGTTAA
- the LOC115727826 gene encoding hevamine-A-like has product MEYRAVVVFPLILVVVLALAVELDAGGISIYWGQNGNEGTLAETCATGKYEFVNVAFLATFGAGRNPMINLAGHCDPYSHDPYSHPCTALSADIKSCQAKGIKVMLSIGGGAGSYSLASSADAQQVATYLWNNFLWGSSSSRPLGNAVLDGIDFDIEGGTGLYWDDLARYLSSYSKRGKKVYLTAAPQCPFPDASVGGALKTGLFDYVWVQFYNNPPCQYSSGDIGNLEDAWKQWTSSIRATKIFLGLPASPDAAGSSFIPVTDLTSKVLPAIKGSAKYGGVMLWSKYYDDQSGYSNSIKSDV; this is encoded by the coding sequence ATGGAATATCGCGCGGTGGTAGTATTTCCGCTCATAttggtggtagtgcttgctctAGCGGTAGAGTTGGATGCTGGAGGGATCTCTATCTATTGGGGTCAGAACGGGAACGAAGGAACATTGGCGGAGACGTGTGCCACAGGAAAGTATGAGTTCGTGAATGTAGCCTTCTTGGCAACTTTTGGCGCCGGTCGGAACCCGATGATAAACCTTGCTGGCCACTGTGATCCGTACAGTCATGATCCGTACAGTCACCCTTGTACCGCATTGAGCGCCGACATCAAATCATGCCAGGCTAAGGGAATCAAAGTGATGCTCTCGATTGGAGGCGGGGCTGGTAGCTACTCTCTCGCATCCTCTGCTGATGCACAACAAGTGGCAACCTACCTCTGGAACAATTTCTTGTGGGGAAGTTCGTCTTCTCGGCCATTGGGCAATGCAGTCTTAGATGGCATCGACTTCGACATTGAAGGCGGGACTGGCCTGTACTGGGATGACCTTGCCAGGTATCTTTCAAGTTACAGCAAGCGTGGGAAGAAGGTTTACTTGACTGCAGCTCCTCAATGCCCTTTCCCCGATGCATCTGTCGGCGGGGCCCTCAAAACCGGTCTATTCGATTATGTCTGGGTCCAATTCTACAACAACCCTCCATGTCAATACTCCTCGGGAGATATCGGCAATCTGGAAGATGCATGGAAGCAATGGACATCGAGTATCCGTGCCACTAAGATCTTCCTAGGTTTACCTGCTTCGCCCGATGCAGCCGGAAGCAGTTTCATACCAGTAACAGACCTCACATCAAAAGTACTACCAGCCATCAAAGGTTCCGCAAAATATGGAGGTGTCATGCTCTGGTCAAAGTACTATGATGATCAAAGCGGATACAGTAATTCCATTAAAAGCGATGTCTAA
- the LOC115727822 gene encoding protein ALTERED XYLOGLUCAN 9: protein MFGAIQLGVLAACVVLFVPMGMAGWHLSRNKMLFFSGALFITLAVGVHLSPYFPSFSHFLMSPAATVVLGDSRGSCLSLLHDIVWDVKPARLMRPVSNTDGNTNGSSKSSPYYRELSWSWARSKSILECDFQKVRSSDASDLLNGSWVVVAGDSQARLVVLSLLNLVLDSDQMESVKSDLFKRHSDYGIMIARIGLKLDFIWAPYVSNLTDLMLRFRQNVNLPDVLIMGSGLWHMLHVSNASDYGVSLQKLSSSLVSSLPYSRELGNDGPVTGSAPIRSQHLFWLGMPNLINSMLNTEEKREKMNNLAFYLYNMELHKSRILRQAGGHFLLLDIHSLTQSCGPQCTEDGMHYDGAVYNAAVQIVLNALLIESNQKL, encoded by the coding sequence ATGTTCGGGGCTATACAACTAGGGGTTCTGGCTGCATGCGTGGTGCTGTTTGTGCCGATGGGTATGGCGGGCTGGCACTTGAGCCGCAACAAGATGTTGTTCTTCAGCGGGGCCCTCTTCATCACCCTCGCCGTGGGCGTCCACTTGTCCCCTTACTTCCCATCCTTCTCCCACTTCCTGATGTCTCCCGCTGCCACTGTGGTTTTGGGCGACAGTCGTGgttcttgtctctctctcttgcacgaCATTGTCTGGGATGTGAAGCCGGCCAGACTTATGCGACCCGTCAGCAATACAGATGGCAATACCAATGGCAGTAGCAAGAGCTCTCCCTACTATCGTGAGTTGTCATGGAGCTGGGCAAGATCAAAATCCATCCTTGAATGTGATTTCCAGAAAGTGCGGTCTTCTGATGCTTCGGATCTACTTAATGGGTCATGGGTTGTTGTGGCGGGGGACTCGCAAGCGCGTTTGGTCGTGCTGTCTCTGTTGAACTTGGTTTTGGACTCGGATCAGATGGAATCTGTCAAAAGTGATTTGTTCAAGAGGCACAGCGATTACGGGATCATGATTGCTCGAATTGGATTGAAGTTGGATTTCATTTGGGCGCCTTATGTTTCTAACTTAACTGATTTGATGTTAAGGTTTAGGCAAAATGTGAACCTTCCAGATGTTCTCATAATGGGTTCTGGACTGTGGCATATGCTTCATGTCAGCAATGCCTCTGATTATGGTGTTTCATTACAGAAGTTGAGCAGTTCTCTTGTATCATCATTACCATATTCGCGGGAATTAGGTAACGATGGACCTGTAACAGGGTCTGCGCCAATTAGATCGCAACATTTGTTTTGGCTTGGGATGCCAAATTTAATAAACTCGATGCTAAACAcagaagaaaagagggaaaagatgAATAACCTAGCTTTCTATTTGTACAATATGGAGCTCCATAAGAGTAGGATACTGCGGCAGGCGGGTGGCCATTTCTTACTGCTGGACATTCATTCATTAACCCAGAGTTGTGGACCTCAGTGTACAGAGGATGGGATGCATTATGATGGAGCTGTCTATAATGCTGCTGTACAGATTGTCCTCAATGCACTGCTTATTGAATCCAATCAAAAGCTCTGA